The following are from one region of the Falco biarmicus isolate bFalBia1 chromosome 1, bFalBia1.pri, whole genome shotgun sequence genome:
- the BBS12 gene encoding Bardet-Biedl syndrome 12 protein: MAFRDVNARRHIGLQQLSSLALAGRTLLGPMKSCKFIVDESTNESTLICSAVRLLESLDLTSAAGQLLNETIQAQNKEFKTGMSTLLFLAGAWSNAVVECLQQHVPVSAIVSVMSEGLSSCCERVQCLQISIHDVNEELCSSNVRPNAFKTKTCQSGCDNLLNPQILLYFQKDISAPEEVNPCSHQEDCCNLNKRLVSLLASFGSVGPLVKPAGGKSMSVISGSGGIASSCNKQKLTHSRYFSTQGKSWFSSQQGNSQGCLSGPSADPCECYGLGHLAMALSHGNQTSLKLLQSIVAYQRERAECSGSLQFNTAEIVTCCLQGLPENYSCVSPGFVTLVSPEQAAVIKYFEDKPLRILLMDGDLTEQYRHLGFNRPRNVRTILEHPSLQEGRAGALWLSSMLDILISFEVNLVLVKGNVCENLMERCIANSILVIGSVSRNVLSAFGEVTRTQPVTYLTQLNAACVGSGAQVELWKACDGRAMDLGELVPVRIKVRGIPMLTAVLTSTVTSKMQLIEDAFWTSVYRLHHALNDKKVFLGGGAVELLCLSHIQMLAEQPLQTANKNAVNEFHNSWLAASVSEYKSVVLQALASGWKQYLSVVMCNTAKAASELEACTSVDHHLKKAADCGSPLAYILKEFGRGDLLRGGSGPFADHGEGLKVYDNVTAKIEAWRRALDLVLLVLQTDAEIITGPKKNQLLNSHMSNEYMFL; the protein is encoded by the coding sequence atggCTTTCAGGGATGTCAATGCAAGAAGACATATCGGACTTCAGCAACTCTCATCCTTAGCATTAGCTGGAAGAACATTATTGGGGCCAATGAAATCATGCAAATTCATCGTGGATGAAAGTACCAATGAAAGCACATTGATTTGTTCTGCTGTTAGACTGCTTGAAAGTTTGGATTTAACCAGTGCTGCTGGACAGCTGCTTAATGAAACCATTCAGGCACAAAACAAGGAGTTTAAGACTGGGATGAGTACCCTGTTGTTTCTTGCTGGTGCCTGGAGCAATGCCGTAGTGGAGTGCCTTCAGCAGCATGTTCCTGTTTCAGCAATAGTATCTGTGATGTCTGAGGGCTTGAGTTCTTGCTGTGAGAGAGTCCAGTGTCTTCAAATATCAATACATGATGTAAATGAAGAACTGTGTTCTAGCAATGTTAGgccaaatgcttttaaaaccaaaacttgcCAAAGTGGATGCGACAACCTTCTGAATCCTCAGATTctcctgtattttcagaaagataTTTCTGCACCAGAAGAAGTAAATCCTTGTTCCCATCAAGAAGATTGTTGTAATCTTAACAAGCGCCTGGTTTCACTTTTGGCCAGCTTTGGTTCAGTAGGTCCTCTTGTCAAACCAGCGGGTGGCAAAAGTATGTCTGTGATTTCTGGAAGTGGTGGTATCGCATCCAGCTGTAACAAACAAAAGTTAACTCATAGCAGATACTTCAGCACTCAAGGAAAAAGCTGGTTTTCAAGTCAGCAGGGTAATTCTCAGGGATGCCTTTCAGGACCTTCAGCAGATCCATGTGAATGTTACGGTTTAGGACACCTGGCAATGGCTTTGAGCCATGGAAATCAAACTAGCTTGAAACTGCTACAAAGCATTGTTGCTTATCAGCGAGAAAGAGCAGAATGCAGTGGTTCTTTGCAGTTTAATACTGCAGAAATTGTGACATGCTGTTTACAGGGCCTCCCTGAAAACTATTCTTGTGTCTCCCCAGGCTTTGTCACATTAGTATCACCAGAACAAGCTGCTGTTATCAAATACTTTGAAGACAAACCTCTTCGGATTCTGCTGATGGATGGAGACCTAACTGAACAATATCGTCACTTAGGCTTTAACAGACCGCGTAACGTAAGGACTATATTGGAGCATCCTAGCCTACaggaaggcagagcaggagccttGTGGCTAAGCAGTATGTTAGATATTCTGATAAGCTTTGAAGTAAACTTGGTCTTGGTCAAAGGAAATGTGTGCGAAAACTTAATGGAAAGATGCATAGCGAACAGTATATTGGTAATTGGTTCTGTGTCTCGGAATGTGTTGTCTGCCTTTGGGGAAGTCACCCGCACCCAGCCAGTGACATACCTCACCCAGCTGAATGCTGCTTGTGTGGGCAGTGGGGCCCAAGTGGAGCTGTGGAAGGCCTGCGATGGGCGTGCAATGGATCTGGGTGAGCTTGTGCCAGTCAGGATAAAAGTGCGAGGAATTCCCATGCTCACAGCCGTGCTTACCTCTACTGTCACTTCAAAGATGCAGCTTATTGAAGATGCGTTCTGGACTTCAGTGTATCGGCTCCATCATGCTTTAAATGATAAGAAGGTTTTTCTTGGTGGTGGTGCAGTGGAGCTCTTGTGCCTTAGTCACATTCAGATGCTTGCAGAACAGCCTTTAcagacagcaaataaaaatgctgtgaaCGAGTTTCATAATTCTTGGCTGGCGGCATCTGTGTCAGAGTATAAATCAGTTGTGCTCCAAGCATTAGCAAGCGGCTGGAAGCAGTATCTTTCAGTGGTTATGTGTAACACTGCAAAAGCTGCGTCGGAGTTGGAAGCATGTACCTCAGTTGATCATCACCTCAAAAAAGCAGCTGACTGTGGCTCTCCCTTAGCATATATACTGAAAGAATTTGGAAGAGGTGATCTGCTTAGGGGTGGTTCTGGTCCTTTTGCTGACCACGGAGAGGGTTTAAAGGTTTACGATAACGTTACAGCCAAGATTGAGGCATGGCGGAGAGCTCTAGACTTGGTGCTACTAGTGCTTCAAACAGATGCTGAAATTATCACAGGTCCCAAAAAGAATCAGCTGTTGAACTCACATATGTCAAATGAATATATGTTTTTATAG
- the LOC130143184 gene encoding uncharacterized protein LOC130143184 isoform X2, translating into MASNYRKPGLSTAQRKKSGLKPELTEEQKQEIREAFDLFDTDGSGRIDIKELKVAMRALGFEPKKEEIKKMIADIDKEGSGTIDFEDFLAMMTQKMSEKDSKEEILKAFRLFDDDGTGKISFKNLKRVAKELGENLTDEELQEMIDEADRDGDGEVSEQEFLRIMKKTSLY; encoded by the exons ATG GCATCCAACTATAGAAAACCTGGCTTAAGTACAGCCCAACGGAAGAAAAGTGGCTTGAAACCTGAACTtacagaagagcaaaagcaggAGATCAGAGAAGCTTTTGATTTGTTTGATACTGATGGATCTGGAAGAATTGACATAAAAGAACTGAAg GTTGCGATGCGTGCTTTAGGCTTTGAgccaaagaaggaagaaattaagaaaatgatAGCAGATATTGACAAAGAAGGAAGTGGCACCATTGACTTTGAAGACTTTTTGGCAATGATGACGCAAAAAATG AGTGAAAAGGattcaaaagaagaaatcttgAAAGCTTTCAGATTATTTGATGATGATGGAACAGGAAAAATTTCATTCAAAAACTTGAAAAGGGTTGCCAAGGAGCTGGGAGAAAATTTAACAGATGAAGAACTTCAG gAAATGATTGATGAAGCTGATCgagatggagatggagaagTGAGTGAGCAAGAATTTTTGAGAATCATGAAGAAAACTAGCTTATATTAA
- the LOC130143184 gene encoding uncharacterized protein LOC130143184 isoform X1, translated as MRALGFEPKKEEIKKMIADIDKEGSGTIDFEDFLAMMTQKMSEKDSKEEILKAFRLFDDDGTGKISFKNLKRVAKELGENLTDEELQEMIDEADRDGDGEVSEQEFLRIMKKTSLY; from the exons ATGCGTGCTTTAGGCTTTGAgccaaagaaggaagaaattaagaaaatgatAGCAGATATTGACAAAGAAGGAAGTGGCACCATTGACTTTGAAGACTTTTTGGCAATGATGACGCAAAAAATG AGTGAAAAGGattcaaaagaagaaatcttgAAAGCTTTCAGATTATTTGATGATGATGGAACAGGAAAAATTTCATTCAAAAACTTGAAAAGGGTTGCCAAGGAGCTGGGAGAAAATTTAACAGATGAAGAACTTCAG gAAATGATTGATGAAGCTGATCgagatggagatggagaagTGAGTGAGCAAGAATTTTTGAGAATCATGAAGAAAACTAGCTTATATTAA